The Neofelis nebulosa isolate mNeoNeb1 chromosome 16, mNeoNeb1.pri, whole genome shotgun sequence genome includes a window with the following:
- the KPNB1 gene encoding importin subunit beta-1, which yields MELITILEKTVSPDRLELEAAQKFLERAAVENLPTFLVELSRVLANPGNSQVARVAAGLQIKNSLTSKDPDIKAQYQQRWLAIDANARREVKNYVLQTLGTETYRPSSASQCVAGIACAEIPVNQWPELIPQLVANVTNPNSTEHMKESTLEAIGYICQDIDPEQLQDKSNEILTAIIQGMRKEEPSNNVKLAATNALLNSLEFTKANFDKESERHFIMQVVCEATQCPDTRVRVAALQNLVKIMSLYYQYMETYMGPALFAITIEAMKSDIDEVALQGIEFWSNVCDEEMDLAIEASEAAEQGRPPEHTSKFYAKGALQYLVPILTQTLTKQDENDDDDDWNPCKAAGVCLMLLATCCEDDIVPHVLPFIKEHIKNPDWRYRDAAVMAFGCILEGPEPNQLKPLVIQAMPTLIELMKDPSVVVRDTTAWTVGRICELLPEAAINDVYLTPLLQCLIEGLSAEPRVASNVCWAFSSLAEAAYEAADVADDQEEPATYCLSSSFELIVQKLLETTDRPDGHQNNLRSSAYESLMEIVKNSAKDCYPAVQKTTLVIMERLQQVLQMESHIQSTSDRIQFNDLQSLLCATLQNVLRKVQHQDALQISDVVMASLLRMFQSTAGSGGVQEDALMAVSTLVEVLGGEFLKYMEAFKPFLGIGLKNYAEYQVCLAAVGLVGDLCRALQSNILPFCDEVMQLLLENLGNENVHRSVKPQILSVFGDIALAIGGEFKKYLEVVLNTLQQASQAQVDKSDYDMVDYLNELREGCLEAYTGIVQGLKGDQENVHPDVMLVQPRVEFILSFIDHIAGDEDHTDGVVACAAGLIGDLCTAFGKDVLKLVEARPMIHELLTEGRRSKTNKAKTLATWATKELRKLKNQA from the exons ATGGAGCTGATCACCATCCTCGAGAAGACCGTGTCTCCCG ATCGGCTGGAACTGGAAGCGGCGCAGAAGTTCTTGGAGCGTGCGGCCGTGGAAAACCTG CCCACTTTCCTTGTGGAACTGTCCAGAGTGCTGGCAAATCCAGGAAACAGTCAGGTTGCCAGAGTTGCAGCTGGTCTACAAATCAAGAACTCTTTGACATCTAAAGACCCAGATATCAAGGCACAATATCAGCAGAGGTGGCTTGCAATTGATGCTAATGCTCGACGGGAAGTCAAGAATTAC gttttGCAGACTTTGGGCACAGAAACTTACCGGCCTAGTTCTGCCTCACAATGTGTGGCTGGTATTGCTTGTGCGGAGATCCCAGTGAACCAATGGCCAGAGCTCATTCCTCAGCTGGTGGCCAATGTCACAAACCCCAACAGCACAGAGCACATGAAAGAGTCGACATTGGAAGCTATTGGTTACATTTGCCAAGATATA GACCCAGAGCAGCTACAGGATAAATCCAATGAGATTCTGACTGCCATAATCCAGGGGATGAGGAAAGAGGAGCCCAGTAATAATGTGAAGCTGGCGGCTACTAATGCACTCCTGAACTCATTGGAGTTCACCAAAGCAAACTTTGACAAAGAG TCCGAGAGGCACTTTATTATGCAGGTGGTCTGTGAAGCCACACAGTGTCCAGATACAAGG gtACGAGTGGCTGCCTTACAAAATCTGGTAAAGATAATGTCCTTATATTATCAGTACATGGAGACGTATATGGGTCCTGCTCTTTTTGCT atcACAATTGAAGCAATGAAAAGTGACATTGATGAGGTGGCCCTACAAGGGATAGAATTCTGGTCCAATGTGTGTGATGAGGAAATGGACTTGGCCATTGAGGCTTCTGAG GCAGCCGAACAAGGACGACCTCCTGAGCACACCAGCAAGTTTTATGCCAAGGGAGCACTCCAGTACCTGGTTCCCATCCTCACACAGACACTAACCAAACAG GACGAAAATGACGACGACGATGACTGGAACCCCTGCAAAGCAGCAGGCGTGTGCCTCATGCTTCTGGCCACCTGCTGTGAAGATGACATCGTCCCACATGTCCTCCCCTTCATTAAAGAACACATCAAGAACCCGGATTGGCGGTACCGGGATGCAGCAGTAATGGCTTTTGGCTGTATCTTGGAAGGACCAGAGCCCAATCAGCTCAAACCACTAGTTATACAG GCTATGCCCACCCTAATAGAATTAATGAAAGACCCCAGTGTAGTTGTTCGAGATACAACTGCGTGGACTGTGGGCCGAATTTGTGAACTGCTCCCTGAAGCTGCCATCAATGATGTCTACTTAACTCCCCTGCTGCAGTGTCTGATTGAGGGCCTCAGTGCTGAACCCAGAGTGGCTTCAAACGTGTGCTGG GCTTTCTCCAGTCTGGCTGAAGCTGCTTATGAAGCTGCAGATGTGGCTGATGATCAGGAAGAACCAGCTACCTATTGCTTATCTTCTTCTTTTGAACTCATAGTTCAGAAGCTTCTAGAAACTACAGACAG ACCTGATGGACACCAGAACAACCTGAGGAGTTCTGCATATGAATCTCTGATGGAAATTGTGAAAAACAGTGCCAAGGATTGTTACCCTGCGGTTCAGAAGACTACTCTGGTTATCATGGAGCGACTGCAGCAGGTGCTCCAGATGGAG TCCCATATCCAGAGCACATCGGATAGGATCCAGTTCAATGACCTTCAGTCTTTGCTCTGCGCAACTCTTCAG AATGTTCTCCGGAAAGTGCAACATCAAGATGCTTTGCAGATCTCTGATGTGGTCATGGCCTCCCTGTTAAGGATGTTCCAAAGCACAGCTGGGTCTGGGGGAGTGCAAGAGGATGCCCTAATGGCAGTTAGCACACTGGTGGAAG TGTTGGGTGGTGAGTTCCTAAAGTACATGGAGGCCTTTAAACCCTTCCTGGGCATTGGATTGAAAAACTATGCTGAGTACCAG GTTTGTTTGGCAGCTGTGGGCTTAGTGGGAGACCTATGCCGTGCCCTGCAGTCCAACATCTTACCTTTCTGTGACGAGGTGATGCAGCTCCTCCTGGAGAACCTGGGG AATGAAAATGTCCACAGGTCTGTGAAGCCACAGATTCTGTCAGTGTTTGGTGATATTGCCCTTGCTATTGGTGGagagtttaaaaaatatctagagGTCGTCTTGAATACTCTTCAGCAGGCCTCCCAAGCCCAGGTGGACAAG TCAGACTATGACATGGTGGACTACCTGAATGAGCTAAGGGAAGGCTGCTTGGAAGCCTATACCGGAATTGTCCAGGGACTGAAGGGAGACCAGGAGAACGTGCACC cGGATGTGATGCTGGTACAACCCAGAGTAGAATTTATTCTGTCTTTCATTGACCACATTGCTGGAGATGAGGATCATACAGACGGAGTAGTAGCTTGTGCTGCTGGACTGATAGG GGACTTGTGTACAGCATTTGGGAAGGACGTACTGAAATTAGTAGAAGCTAGGCCAATGATCCATGAACTGTTAACTGAAGGACGGAGATCGAAGACTAACAAAGCAAAAACCCTTGCTACATGGGCAACAAAAGaactgagaaaactgaagaacCAAGCTTG A